A DNA window from Micromonospora sp. NBC_01739 contains the following coding sequences:
- a CDS encoding TIGR03089 family protein — protein MADNIARVFADAIATDPNRPLLTWYDDATGERTELSGATLANWVAKTANLLTDEVGLGPGDTAAVLLPPHWQTAAVLLGCWAAGLTVADQPGAAEVLFAATDRIVEAEAWSAGDRYALGLHPFALPLREVPAGFADYVTEVRVHGDHFGAYPPGGPAHTALIDRATARAAELGISPADRVLIDVDRYPDPLDWLLAPLTANATLVLCAHPDPTLLPTRRSTEHTTHTLP, from the coding sequence ATGGCCGACAACATTGCCCGGGTGTTCGCCGACGCGATCGCGACCGACCCGAATCGACCCCTGCTGACCTGGTACGACGACGCCACCGGCGAGCGCACCGAGCTGTCCGGCGCGACCCTGGCGAACTGGGTGGCCAAGACGGCCAACCTGCTCACCGACGAGGTGGGGCTGGGGCCCGGTGACACCGCCGCCGTACTGCTTCCGCCGCACTGGCAGACCGCCGCCGTACTTCTGGGTTGCTGGGCTGCCGGACTGACCGTGGCGGATCAGCCGGGTGCGGCGGAGGTGCTCTTCGCCGCCACGGACCGGATCGTCGAGGCGGAAGCCTGGTCGGCCGGCGACCGGTACGCCCTGGGGTTGCATCCGTTCGCCCTGCCGCTGCGGGAGGTGCCGGCCGGCTTCGCCGACTACGTGACCGAGGTACGGGTGCACGGCGACCACTTCGGGGCGTACCCCCCGGGTGGCCCGGCGCACACCGCGCTCATCGACCGGGCGACGGCGCGCGCCGCCGAGTTGGGCATCTCCCCGGCCGATCGGGTCCTGATCGACGTGGACCGCTACCCGGACCCCCTCGACTGGCTACTGGCCCCTCTGACCGCCAACGCCACCCTCGTCCTCTGCGCCCACCCCGACCCCACCCTCCTCCCCACCCGCCGGTCCACCGAACACACCACCCACACCCTCCCCTAA
- a CDS encoding NUDIX hydrolase, which translates to MDGWGALHGDAVAVLRGWEPTSAEAAQARDLTLGLLGVGAVAMQRTHKAGHLTASALVFDSTGTEVLLCLHGKLSMWVQLGGHCEPGDRTLAGAALREATEESGITGLWIDPVPIDVDVHPISCQGGSLHHDVRFAVFAPPGAVAQVSTESEALGWFPPDQLPDPLAGGTARLVAPGRAAFRRASPRPAP; encoded by the coding sequence GTGGATGGGTGGGGGGCGTTGCATGGGGATGCGGTGGCTGTGCTTCGTGGGTGGGAGCCGACTTCGGCGGAGGCGGCGCAGGCTCGGGATCTGACCCTGGGGTTGCTGGGTGTCGGGGCGGTCGCCATGCAGCGGACGCACAAGGCCGGGCATCTCACCGCCAGCGCCCTGGTCTTCGACTCGACCGGTACCGAGGTGCTGCTCTGCCTGCACGGCAAGCTGAGCATGTGGGTGCAGCTCGGCGGGCACTGCGAGCCGGGCGACCGGACCCTGGCCGGTGCCGCGTTGCGGGAGGCCACCGAGGAGTCCGGCATCACCGGACTGTGGATTGACCCGGTGCCGATCGACGTGGACGTGCACCCGATCAGCTGCCAGGGCGGGTCACTGCACCACGACGTACGCTTCGCGGTGTTCGCCCCGCCGGGGGCGGTGGCCCAGGTCAGCACGGAGTCCGAGGCCCTCGGCTGGTTCCCGCCGGACCAGCTGCCAGATCCGCTGGCCGGCGGGACGGCCCGGCTGGTGGCACCGGGCCGGGCCGCGTTCAGACGAGCTTCTCCTCGCCCCGCTCCTTGA
- a CDS encoding metallopeptidase family protein, with protein MTSPENRRPGASRRGHRDRHGRGLRGRLVPATVPLARTKAEIFDELVLDTVETLERRFAKELAGVEFAVEDVPPELNVYDSDVLEDGEVPLARLLPGRPGRQEVPPRIVLYRRPLEFRAMDREDLADLVHDVIIEQVANLLGVDPDELA; from the coding sequence ATGACGAGCCCGGAGAACCGCCGCCCCGGCGCCAGCCGGCGGGGCCACCGCGACCGGCACGGTCGTGGCCTGCGCGGACGGCTCGTGCCGGCCACCGTGCCGCTGGCCCGTACCAAGGCGGAGATCTTCGACGAACTGGTGCTGGACACGGTCGAGACCCTGGAACGCCGGTTCGCCAAGGAACTGGCCGGGGTCGAGTTCGCCGTGGAGGACGTCCCACCCGAGCTCAACGTCTACGACTCCGATGTGCTGGAGGATGGCGAGGTCCCGCTGGCTCGGCTGTTGCCGGGACGGCCCGGTCGCCAGGAGGTGCCACCCCGGATCGTGTTGTACCGACGTCCGCTGGAGTTCCGGGCGATGGACCGGGAGGACCTGGCCGACCTGGTCCACGATGTGATCATCGAGCAGGTGGCTAACCTGCTCGGTGTCGACCCGGACGAGCTGGCCTGA
- the cofD gene encoding 2-phospho-L-lactate transferase, translating into MRIVVLTGGIGGARFLLGVRAYAQEVGAEVTAVVNVGDDLRLHGLRVCPDLDSVMYTLGGGADPERGWGRTGETWTVKDELAAYGAEPGWFGLGDKDLATHLVRTTMLDAGYPLHQVTEALATRWQPGVRLLPATNDRLETHVIVSARSELASPAVTNDAAVTNGFGGGQQAIHFQEWWVRHRAQLPTHRFVFVGAEAAKPAPGVAEAIAEADVVLIAPSNPVVSITPILAVAGVREAVTTGPAPVVGVSPIIGGAPVRGMADRCLAVVGVECSAAGVGQLYGARTAGGLLDGWLVAEEDAQTVVPQVTVRAAPLRMIDEAATVAMVRAAVEMA; encoded by the coding sequence ATGCGCATCGTGGTTCTGACCGGGGGCATCGGCGGAGCCCGCTTCCTACTCGGGGTGCGGGCCTATGCCCAGGAGGTGGGAGCGGAGGTCACCGCGGTAGTCAACGTCGGTGACGATCTCCGCCTGCACGGGCTGCGGGTCTGCCCGGATCTGGACAGTGTCATGTACACCCTGGGCGGGGGCGCCGACCCGGAGCGGGGCTGGGGCCGGACCGGGGAGACCTGGACGGTCAAGGACGAGTTGGCCGCGTACGGCGCCGAGCCCGGTTGGTTCGGGCTGGGCGACAAGGACCTCGCCACCCATCTGGTCCGCACCACCATGCTGGACGCGGGCTACCCCCTGCACCAGGTGACCGAGGCGCTGGCGACCCGCTGGCAACCCGGCGTACGGCTGCTCCCGGCGACCAACGACCGCCTCGAAACCCATGTGATCGTGAGTGCGAGGAGTGAGCTTGCGAGCCCCGCAGTCACGAACGACGCCGCAGTCACGAACGGCTTCGGTGGGGGGCAGCAGGCGATCCATTTCCAGGAGTGGTGGGTACGGCATCGGGCGCAGTTGCCGACCCACCGGTTCGTCTTCGTCGGGGCCGAGGCGGCGAAGCCGGCGCCCGGCGTGGCCGAGGCGATCGCCGAGGCGGATGTGGTGCTGATCGCGCCGAGCAATCCGGTGGTCAGCATCACGCCGATTCTGGCCGTGGCGGGCGTACGGGAGGCGGTCACGACCGGGCCGGCGCCCGTGGTGGGGGTGTCACCGATCATTGGTGGCGCGCCGGTGCGGGGCATGGCCGATCGGTGCCTGGCGGTGGTCGGGGTGGAGTGCAGCGCGGCCGGGGTCGGGCAGTTGTACGGCGCCCGGACGGCAGGTGGGCTGCTCGACGGCTGGCTGGTGGCCGAAGAGGATGCGCAGACAGTGGTGCCGCAGGTGACCGTACGCGCGGCACCATTGCGGATGATCGACGAGGCGGCGACGGTGGCGATGGTGCGCGCCGCAGTGGAGATGGCATGA
- a CDS encoding coenzyme F420-0:L-glutamate ligase, with amino-acid sequence MKLEILPVPGIGHVAEGDDLAALIATAAPWLRDGDVLVVTSKIVSKAEGRLVDVPADGPERQAARDEILAAETVRVVATRGATRIVQTQHGFVMASAGIDASNVDKTRLVLLPEDPDASARALRAALRDRYGVQVAVIISDTSGRPWRNGLTDVALGVAGMAAIRDHRGEVDPYGNELVLTQMAVADELAAAGELIKGKCDQMPVAVIRGYLTAPLPDDGAGAKVLVRDAEMDLFALGTAEAKAAGLAAAALLADRPGETPPDPSAVDRAIAAVAGVVAPGTVFTQVTDHDVRTSLVATVPGWPAEATALVLCSPPTPVGPVQLVRFGTDVQRLRTALAAEGVPSQLLPPPAHTTAAATLAL; translated from the coding sequence ATGAAACTGGAGATCCTGCCGGTGCCCGGCATCGGCCATGTGGCTGAGGGTGACGACCTGGCCGCTTTGATCGCGACGGCGGCGCCCTGGCTGCGCGACGGCGATGTGCTCGTGGTGACCAGCAAGATCGTCTCCAAGGCCGAGGGACGGCTGGTGGACGTCCCGGCCGACGGGCCGGAGCGGCAGGCCGCCCGGGACGAGATCCTGGCGGCCGAGACCGTACGGGTGGTGGCCACCCGGGGAGCCACCCGGATCGTGCAGACCCAGCACGGCTTCGTGATGGCCTCGGCCGGCATCGACGCCTCCAACGTCGACAAGACACGACTGGTGCTGCTCCCCGAGGATCCGGACGCCTCGGCCCGGGCGCTGCGGGCCGCCCTGCGGGACCGGTACGGCGTCCAAGTGGCCGTGATCATCAGTGACACCTCGGGCCGACCCTGGCGCAACGGGCTGACCGACGTGGCCCTGGGGGTGGCCGGGATGGCGGCCATCCGCGATCACCGGGGCGAGGTCGACCCGTACGGCAACGAGTTGGTGCTGACCCAGATGGCGGTGGCCGACGAACTGGCCGCGGCCGGCGAGCTGATCAAGGGCAAGTGTGACCAGATGCCGGTGGCGGTGATCCGGGGCTACCTGACTGCGCCGTTGCCCGACGACGGCGCAGGGGCCAAGGTGCTGGTCCGGGACGCCGAGATGGACCTGTTCGCGCTCGGCACCGCCGAGGCGAAGGCAGCCGGGCTGGCCGCCGCCGCCCTCCTGGCCGACCGTCCGGGCGAGACCCCACCCGATCCCTCAGCGGTCGACCGGGCGATCGCCGCGGTCGCCGGGGTGGTCGCTCCCGGCACGGTCTTCACCCAGGTCACCGACCACGACGTACGCACCAGCCTGGTCGCCACCGTGCCCGGGTGGCCCGCCGAGGCCACCGCGCTGGTGCTCTGCTCCCCACCCACCCCGGTAGGCCCGGTCCAACTGGTCCGCTTCGGCACCGACGTACAACGCCTCCGCACCGCCCTGGCCGCCGAGGGCGTCCCCTCCCAACTCCTCCCACCCCCCGCCCACACCACCGCCGCCGCCACCCTCGCCCTCTAA
- a CDS encoding glycosyltransferase family 4 protein, giving the protein MTAGRPPRVLIDATSVPADRGGVGRYVDGLLGALGKVCGSAVDLVVVSLRTDLERYRRMLLGAEIVPAPAAVAHRPARLAWEQTGLPLLAQQVGAEVLHAPFYTCPLRAGCPVTVTVHDATFFTEPEHYDKSRRTFFRSAIKTSLRRADRVIVPSKATRDELIRLLDADPTRIDVAYHGVDQAAFHAPGDEEKARVRARLGLGSSSYVAFLGAKEPRKNVPNLIRGWARAVADRQDPPALVVAGGQGHDDDIDRAVAEVPSHLRLLRPGYLRYADLPGFLGGALVAAYPSYGEGFGLPILEAMACAAPVLTTPRLSLPEVGGDAVAYTSEDPDQIAVDLAALLDDEPRRLSLAKAGFDRAKEFTWESSAEVHIAAWSRARS; this is encoded by the coding sequence GTGACCGCCGGCCGCCCGCCCCGCGTGCTCATCGACGCCACGAGTGTCCCCGCCGACCGTGGCGGCGTCGGTAGATACGTCGATGGCCTGCTCGGCGCCCTCGGCAAGGTGTGCGGGTCGGCGGTGGACCTGGTCGTGGTCAGCCTCCGTACCGACCTGGAGCGCTATCGCCGGATGCTGCTCGGTGCCGAGATCGTTCCCGCCCCCGCCGCCGTCGCGCACCGTCCCGCCCGGCTGGCCTGGGAGCAGACCGGCCTGCCGCTGCTCGCCCAGCAGGTGGGTGCGGAGGTGCTGCACGCGCCCTTCTACACCTGCCCGTTGCGGGCCGGATGTCCGGTCACCGTCACTGTGCACGACGCGACGTTCTTCACCGAGCCGGAGCACTACGACAAGTCCCGCCGGACCTTCTTCCGTAGTGCGATCAAGACCTCGCTGCGCCGCGCCGACCGGGTGATCGTGCCGAGCAAGGCCACCCGGGACGAGTTGATCCGGCTGCTGGACGCCGACCCGACCCGCATCGACGTGGCGTACCACGGGGTCGACCAGGCGGCCTTCCACGCCCCCGGCGACGAGGAGAAGGCCCGGGTACGCGCCCGACTCGGCCTGGGCAGCAGCAGCTATGTCGCCTTCCTCGGGGCCAAGGAGCCGCGCAAGAACGTACCTAACCTGATTCGGGGCTGGGCCCGGGCGGTGGCCGACCGGCAGGACCCACCCGCCCTGGTGGTGGCCGGTGGCCAGGGGCACGACGACGACATCGATCGGGCGGTGGCCGAGGTGCCCTCGCATCTGCGGCTGCTGCGTCCCGGCTATCTGCGCTACGCCGACCTGCCCGGCTTCCTCGGCGGTGCCCTGGTCGCCGCCTACCCCTCGTACGGTGAGGGTTTCGGGTTGCCGATTCTGGAGGCGATGGCCTGCGCCGCTCCGGTGCTCACCACCCCCCGGCTGTCGCTGCCCGAGGTCGGTGGCGACGCGGTGGCCTACACCAGCGAGGACCCGGACCAGATCGCGGTCGACCTGGCCGCTCTGCTCGACGACGAGCCGCGTCGGCTGTCACTGGCGAAGGCCGGCTTCGACCGGGCGAAGGAGTTCACCTGGGAGTCCAGCGCCGAGGTGCACATCGCCGCCTGGTCCCGGGCCCGGTCCTGA
- a CDS encoding mannose-1-phosphate guanylyltransferase codes for MIYVVIPAGGSGTRLWPLSRAGHPKFLHPFTGTSASLLQATVQRAAPLTTPERTMVVTGAAHAAAVARQLTGLPEENILVEPSPRDSCAAIALAAAVIAVRDPDAVMGSFAADHLIGDPQSWVQTVEAAIRGAEQGLLMTVGITPTRPETGYGYLQTGEPVGEGPMRPVTEFKEKPNAEVAEAYLRSGRYLWNAGMFVWRVSAFLAELARQQPALHAGVTSIAAAWGSEQQDEVLGAIWPTLPKISVDYAVMEGAAGAGRVATVPGDFRWNDVGDFHTLGEVLPADADGNVVLGMDDNAEVLLRDSSGMVVVPQSGRLVAGIGVHDLIVVDTADALLVCPRDRAQDVKGIVDELKERGEEKLV; via the coding sequence GTGATCTATGTCGTCATTCCGGCGGGTGGCAGCGGCACAAGGTTGTGGCCGCTGTCCCGGGCCGGGCACCCCAAGTTTCTCCACCCCTTCACCGGTACGTCCGCCTCGCTGCTCCAGGCGACGGTGCAGCGGGCCGCGCCGCTGACCACCCCGGAGCGGACCATGGTGGTCACCGGGGCGGCCCACGCCGCGGCCGTGGCCCGCCAGCTGACCGGTCTGCCGGAGGAGAACATCCTGGTCGAGCCCTCGCCCCGGGACTCCTGCGCGGCCATCGCGTTGGCCGCGGCGGTGATCGCCGTACGGGATCCGGACGCGGTGATGGGCTCCTTCGCCGCCGATCACCTGATCGGTGACCCGCAGAGCTGGGTGCAGACCGTCGAGGCGGCGATCCGCGGCGCCGAGCAGGGGCTGCTGATGACGGTCGGGATCACCCCGACCCGGCCGGAGACCGGCTACGGCTACCTGCAGACCGGCGAACCGGTCGGTGAGGGTCCGATGCGGCCGGTCACCGAGTTCAAGGAGAAGCCGAACGCCGAGGTGGCCGAGGCGTACCTGCGCTCCGGTCGTTACCTGTGGAACGCCGGCATGTTCGTCTGGCGGGTGTCGGCGTTCCTGGCCGAACTGGCTCGCCAGCAGCCCGCCCTGCACGCCGGGGTGACCAGCATCGCGGCGGCCTGGGGCAGCGAGCAGCAGGACGAGGTACTCGGTGCGATCTGGCCGACCTTGCCGAAGATCTCCGTCGACTACGCGGTGATGGAGGGCGCGGCCGGGGCGGGCCGAGTGGCGACCGTACCGGGTGACTTCCGGTGGAACGACGTCGGTGACTTCCACACCCTCGGTGAGGTGCTGCCGGCCGACGCCGACGGCAATGTGGTGCTCGGGATGGACGACAATGCCGAGGTGCTGCTGCGCGACAGCAGCGGCATGGTGGTGGTGCCGCAGTCCGGCCGGCTGGTGGCCGGCATCGGGGTGCACGACCTCATCGTGGTCGACACCGCCGACGCCCTGCTCGTCTGCCCGCGCGACCGGGCCCAGGACGTCAAGGGGATCGTGGACGAACTCAAGGAGCGGGGCGAGGAGAAGCTCGTCTGA
- a CDS encoding WhiB family transcriptional regulator has protein sequence MDGQLEAADLLGNAPEWQERALCSQTDPEAFFPEKGGSTREAKRICSRCEVKTECLEYALGHDERFGIWGGLSERERRKLKRRAA, from the coding sequence ATGGACGGCCAACTCGAGGCGGCCGACCTGCTCGGAAACGCGCCGGAGTGGCAGGAGCGGGCGTTGTGCTCGCAGACCGACCCGGAGGCGTTCTTCCCCGAGAAGGGCGGCTCGACCCGCGAGGCGAAGCGGATCTGCTCGCGGTGCGAGGTCAAGACCGAGTGCCTCGAATACGCTCTCGGGCACGACGAGCGGTTCGGGATCTGGGGCGGACTCTCCGAGCGGGAGCGTCGCAAGCTCAAGCGACGCGCCGCCTGA
- a CDS encoding DUF4331 domain-containing protein — protein MSSHREAPEIAKDPVADSSDLYAFVTPDRPDTVTLIANYVPLQLPSGGPNFFEFGDDVRYEIHVDNDGDGRPDITYRFEFSTEITNPNSFLYNTGPIEALDSENWNRRQFYRLTRIAGGKEQMLARKLPCPPSNVGPLSIPNYGELVRQATFNLSTGEKVFAGQRADGFYVDLGAIFDLGTLRPFQQLHVAGKNVFKAPGEAVNALDRMNVHSIAIQVPVEKLRRRASRYHWQEPASVIGVWTSASRRQVRVLGERAAADTNAGPFTQVSRLGNPLFNEVIVPMAQKDLWNTLPPSEDKRFAQFVEQPELAALLPVLYPDVFPNLERLNKSKKARADLVAILLTGIPEGLIKGFANATGDTRADLLRLNTAIAPARRPNRLGVLGGDLAGYPNGRRVTDDVVTIALRAIAGLTVPLVDRKFTPDEAAAAVTPGLTEADVTAPFLRKFPFLGTPYDGFNNPLVRA, from the coding sequence ATGTCTTCACACCGTGAGGCGCCGGAGATCGCCAAGGATCCGGTCGCCGACTCCAGCGACCTGTACGCCTTCGTCACCCCGGACCGTCCAGACACGGTGACCCTGATCGCCAACTACGTGCCGCTGCAACTGCCCTCCGGGGGACCGAACTTCTTCGAGTTCGGTGACGACGTGCGGTACGAGATCCATGTGGACAACGACGGCGACGGTCGCCCGGACATCACCTACCGCTTCGAATTCAGCACCGAGATCACCAACCCGAACAGTTTTCTCTACAACACCGGCCCGATCGAGGCCCTGGACAGCGAGAACTGGAACCGGCGGCAGTTCTACCGGCTGACCCGGATCGCCGGTGGCAAGGAGCAGATGCTGGCCCGCAAGCTGCCCTGCCCGCCGAGCAACGTGGGCCCGCTGTCCATCCCGAACTACGGCGAACTGGTGCGCCAGGCCACCTTTAACCTCTCCACCGGGGAAAAGGTCTTCGCCGGGCAGCGGGCGGACGGCTTCTACGTGGATCTGGGGGCGATCTTCGACCTCGGTACCCTGCGCCCGTTCCAGCAACTGCATGTCGCCGGTAAGAACGTCTTCAAGGCACCCGGTGAGGCGGTGAACGCCCTGGACCGGATGAATGTGCACAGCATCGCCATCCAGGTGCCGGTGGAGAAGTTGCGTCGACGGGCCAGCCGGTACCACTGGCAGGAGCCGGCCTCGGTGATCGGGGTGTGGACCTCGGCCTCTCGGCGTCAGGTCAGGGTGCTCGGGGAACGCGCCGCCGCCGACACCAACGCCGGCCCGTTCACCCAGGTGTCCAGGTTGGGCAACCCGTTGTTCAACGAGGTCATCGTGCCGATGGCGCAGAAGGACCTGTGGAACACCCTGCCGCCCTCGGAGGACAAGCGGTTCGCGCAGTTCGTCGAGCAACCCGAACTGGCTGCCCTGCTGCCGGTGCTCTACCCGGATGTCTTTCCGAACCTGGAGCGGCTGAACAAGTCGAAGAAGGCGCGGGCGGACCTGGTAGCCATCCTGCTGACCGGCATACCGGAGGGGTTGATCAAGGGCTTCGCCAACGCCACCGGCGACACCCGGGCCGACCTGCTGCGGCTGAACACCGCGATCGCGCCGGCCCGCCGACCTAACCGGTTGGGGGTGCTCGGCGGCGATCTGGCGGGTTACCCGAACGGCCGGCGGGTCACCGACGACGTGGTGACCATCGCCCTGCGGGCCATCGCCGGGCTGACCGTGCCGCTGGTGGACCGGAAGTTCACCCCGGACGAGGCGGCGGCCGCGGTGACTCCGGGGCTCACCGAGGCCGACGTGACCGCACCCTTCCTGCGCAAATTCCCATTCCTCGGTACGCCGTACGACGGGTTCAACAACCCGCTGGTACGAGCCTGA
- a CDS encoding phospholipase, with amino-acid sequence MTDHVHAYGPTGSGTVMLNLGGDTGALIIHTGRGLLGREIEISLADGGGQRRTHAAVRERQVLDGTFHSAVYPDLPSGLYTVWWDETKPAGAVTVTGGAVAEFVWPTSISPPAD; translated from the coding sequence ATGACCGATCATGTTCACGCGTACGGGCCGACCGGCAGTGGAACGGTGATGCTCAACCTCGGCGGGGACACCGGTGCCCTGATCATTCACACCGGACGTGGACTGCTCGGCCGGGAGATCGAGATCAGCCTGGCCGACGGGGGTGGTCAGCGGCGGACCCATGCGGCCGTACGGGAGCGGCAGGTCCTGGACGGCACCTTCCACAGTGCGGTCTACCCGGATCTTCCCTCCGGTCTGTATACCGTCTGGTGGGACGAAACGAAGCCGGCCGGTGCGGTCACCGTTACCGGTGGGGCGGTGGCCGAGTTCGTCTGGCCCACCAGCATTTCTCCTCCCGCTGACTGA
- a CDS encoding bifunctional FO biosynthesis protein CofGH: MVDGSGPVSSEAGIRRALRRAAAGRALDVEEASALLAARGTALDELLDIAGAIRDAGLREAGRPGVVTYSKKVFIPLTRLCRDRCHYCTFATVPHRLPAAFLDREEVLEIARAGAAQGCKEALFTLGDRPEERWPAARQWLDERGYESTLDYLRACAVAVLEETGLLPHLNPGVLSWSELQRLKPVAPSMGMMLETTATRLWSEPGGPHYGSPDKEPAVRLRVLDDAGRVGVPFTTGILIGIGETHPERVEAIFAIRRAHREYGHLQEVIVQNFRAKPDTAMRAMPDAELHDLAATVAVTRVLLGPKARIQAPPNLIAGEYDLLLRAGIDDWGGVSPVTPDHVNPERPWPQLDELAARTAAAGFTLRERLTIYPEYVRAGEPWLDPRLLPHVGALADPATGLAVEAARPVGRPWQEPDEAYGGRTDLHLTIDTTGRTDDRRGDFDHVYGDWSEVAAKAVVPPTQVGGPGRAATAGFGDADLRAGLRLAGQDPAALLEPRHAEAALALFGADGAALDELCRTADDLRREAVGDDVTYVVNRNINFTNVCYVGCRFCAFAQRDRDADAYRLSVEQVADRAEEAWQAGASEVCLQGGIDPKLPVTGYADLIRAIKARVPQLHVHAFSPMEIATAAAKAGVSVREWLSGLREAGLDTIPGTAAEILDDEVRWVLTKGKLPTAAWVEVVSTAHELGIRSSSTMMYGHVDHPGQWLTHFRVLAGVQDRTGGFTEFVALPFVHTNAPIYLAGIARPGPTWRDNRAVHAMARVLLHGRIDSIQCSWVKLGDEGSAELLRSGCNDLGGTLMEETISRMAGSDNGSARTEEQLRAIAAAAGRPARRRTTAYGHVEA, translated from the coding sequence ATGGTTGACGGGAGCGGGCCCGTGTCGAGTGAGGCCGGGATTCGGCGGGCGTTGCGTCGGGCCGCCGCCGGCCGGGCACTCGATGTCGAGGAGGCCTCGGCGCTGCTGGCCGCGCGCGGTACGGCCCTCGACGAACTGCTCGACATCGCCGGGGCGATCCGCGACGCCGGTCTGCGGGAGGCCGGCCGACCGGGGGTGGTGACCTACTCCAAGAAGGTCTTCATCCCGCTGACCCGGCTGTGTCGGGACCGCTGCCACTACTGCACCTTCGCCACCGTGCCGCACCGGTTGCCGGCCGCCTTCCTCGACCGCGAGGAGGTGTTGGAGATCGCCCGGGCGGGTGCCGCGCAGGGCTGCAAGGAGGCGCTGTTCACGCTGGGCGACCGGCCGGAGGAGCGTTGGCCGGCGGCCCGGCAGTGGCTGGACGAACGGGGCTACGAGTCGACCCTGGACTACCTGCGGGCCTGCGCGGTGGCGGTGCTGGAGGAGACCGGCCTGCTGCCGCACCTGAACCCGGGGGTGCTCTCCTGGTCGGAGCTGCAACGGCTCAAGCCGGTCGCGCCCAGCATGGGCATGATGCTGGAGACCACGGCCACCCGGCTCTGGTCGGAGCCCGGCGGCCCGCACTACGGCTCACCGGACAAGGAACCGGCGGTACGGCTGCGGGTGCTCGACGACGCCGGGCGGGTCGGGGTCCCCTTCACCACCGGCATCCTGATCGGCATCGGCGAGACCCACCCCGAGCGGGTGGAGGCGATCTTCGCGATCCGCCGGGCGCACCGGGAGTACGGCCATCTCCAGGAGGTGATCGTGCAGAACTTCCGTGCCAAGCCGGACACCGCCATGCGGGCCATGCCGGACGCGGAACTGCACGATCTCGCGGCTACCGTGGCGGTGACCCGGGTGCTGCTCGGGCCCAAGGCCCGCATCCAGGCACCCCCCAACCTGATCGCCGGGGAGTACGACCTGTTGCTGCGGGCCGGCATCGACGACTGGGGCGGGGTCTCCCCGGTGACCCCGGATCATGTGAATCCGGAGCGTCCCTGGCCGCAGCTCGACGAGTTGGCGGCGCGGACGGCCGCTGCCGGGTTCACCCTGCGTGAGCGGCTGACGATTTACCCGGAGTATGTGCGGGCGGGCGAGCCGTGGCTGGATCCGCGCCTGCTGCCGCACGTCGGGGCGCTGGCCGATCCGGCCACCGGGCTGGCCGTGGAGGCGGCCCGGCCGGTGGGTCGGCCGTGGCAGGAGCCCGATGAGGCGTACGGCGGTCGTACCGACCTGCACCTCACCATCGACACCACCGGGCGTACCGACGACCGGCGGGGCGACTTCGACCACGTCTACGGTGACTGGTCCGAGGTGGCCGCCAAGGCGGTCGTACCCCCGACCCAGGTCGGCGGCCCCGGTCGAGCGGCCACGGCCGGTTTCGGCGACGCCGACCTGAGAGCCGGGCTGCGGTTGGCCGGGCAGGATCCGGCGGCGCTGCTGGAGCCCCGGCACGCCGAGGCGGCCCTGGCCCTGTTCGGCGCGGACGGTGCGGCGCTGGACGAGCTCTGCCGTACCGCGGACGATCTGCGCCGCGAGGCGGTCGGTGACGATGTCACCTACGTCGTCAACCGCAACATCAACTTCACGAATGTCTGTTACGTGGGCTGCCGGTTCTGCGCCTTCGCCCAGCGGGACCGCGACGCCGACGCGTACCGGCTGTCGGTGGAGCAGGTAGCCGACCGGGCCGAGGAGGCGTGGCAGGCCGGGGCCAGCGAGGTCTGCCTCCAGGGTGGCATCGATCCGAAGCTGCCGGTTACCGGCTACGCCGACCTGATCCGGGCGATCAAGGCGCGGGTACCGCAACTGCACGTGCACGCCTTCTCCCCGATGGAGATCGCCACCGCCGCCGCCAAGGCCGGGGTGTCCGTGCGCGAGTGGCTCAGCGGGCTGCGCGAGGCGGGGCTGGACACCATCCCGGGCACCGCCGCGGAGATCCTCGACGACGAGGTGCGCTGGGTGCTCACCAAGGGCAAACTGCCGACCGCCGCCTGGGTCGAGGTGGTCAGCACCGCCCACGAGCTGGGCATCCGGTCCAGCTCCACGATGATGTACGGACATGTGGATCATCCGGGCCAGTGGCTCACCCACTTCCGGGTGCTGGCCGGGGTGCAGGACCGTACCGGCGGGTTCACGGAGTTCGTGGCGCTGCCGTTCGTGCACACCAACGCGCCGATCTACCTGGCCGGCATCGCCCGGCCGGGGCCGACCTGGCGGGACAACCGGGCGGTGCACGCGATGGCCCGGGTGCTGCTGCACGGCCGTATCGACAGCATCCAGTGCTCCTGGGTCAAGCTCGGTGACGAGGGCAGCGCGGAGTTGCTGCGCAGCGGCTGCAACGACCTGGGCGGCACCCTGATGGAGGAGACCATCTCCCGGATGGCCGGCTCGGACAACGGGTCGGCGCGTACCGAGGAGCAGTTGCGGGCGATCGCGGCGGCGGCGGGCCGACCGGCCCGTAGGCGTACGACTGCGTACGGTCACGTGGAAGCCTGA